The genomic segment CAAGTTCATCACCGCCCACCGGGTTTTCGGAGCTAGCAACATTATCAAGCTGTTGCAGGTAAGTAAATGATTAGTTCTGTACTTTCAGTTCGGAGGGCACATTTGATTCactttagaatttattttagcaatgaagaaaaataaatttaggatacattctaaaattacaaatttgatcgaaaagTGTCATGCGACGCGTTATACGACGGTTGCAAATTTGGAATGTTTGATGGTCAAATTAGCAATTTCCGGCAACAGACGTTCTTAATGTACTATTACTTTAACTTCAttgctaaaataatttcaaagtgGACCAAAAATACCACCCGACTTTTTTCAtcagttaaaattaaattagttgtGTCGTGACGTTTATTACTTTAGATAGACAGGTTTACATacctaattatttttgaaataatatgtAAACAGAGAGTCTTgctttacattaattatttcgatataaaagttaataatgttaattatatattatgtacatattaattttgtagatAAGAAAGAGATTTATGTAAAAGGTCAATGGAGTAGGCACCTAACTAAAATGACACAATTTTTGCTGTGCAAGTTTACTATCACACAGCACTCATTAACACAAATTTCAACTCTCTCTTccaaaataaatgagaaaattaggTATAAGAAGACATTTACTTATGTAAATTGTTCAACTTATCTAATGTTTCACAACCACAAAATGCGGAAAAACCTATTTTGTTATGTCGCAACGAATGTACCTTAATTTTACGAACAATTCCTTCACAAATTACTATGAATAGATATATCTCAAATTAAAACGAAAAGCCCGTCTCTAAAACCCTATTTTCTCCTAATTTCTGCAGGAACTTCCTGAGGCACAAAGAGCAGATGCTGTGAACAGCATGGTTTACGAAGCGAATGCTCGACTAAGGGATCCCATCTACGGGTGCACGGGCATGATTTGCCATCTACAGAGCCAAGTAAGCGAGCTGCAAGCGGAAGTAGCCAAGGCACAGGCAGAAATATTGAACATGCAATGCCAGAATGCTAGTTTGATTGACCTACTTTGCAAAGGGATGGCCGGCACACAAAACGTTGAAGAGAACTTGATATATGATCACAACTCAACCATCTTTTCTGATGAACCCAATGTGGGAGTTTCTTGGGAACATCTTTGGACATGAAGGAGCTAGCTACCtgcaataattattacatgtaTATCATGgagaattaattatagtatGTTTTTAAATGATACATACCAAGGAAAAAAAGGTATACCAAGAAAGAATTagtcacattttttttttgtaaacttatgatattattttattatttttgtaacaagGGCATAAGggaaactattattatttttttaagtgaattaattatacaaaaataataagggcaGAATAGTCAAATTAAACGTCTGTATATATGCATGGCATCACGCAATACAAAAAAGATTTGATTATTCTTATACTATAGATAAAAGTCgtagaaaattaatattatctaccACGGTCATTAATTACACTatggttttatttattgtcaaaatatttgctatagtTTTCAGTTATGACAATTGTTTTGGCCTTGTACGAACATCGGCTAATAGTGGTTGCGCAGTCGTGGTTGATTAGTATCCACCacgattttttacttttaaccatgataattaaCTGCAACTTAAAGCAATATTTGTTCTAGTATTATTGAagtacataatattttttaataattgataaattattaagtacatgagtgttttttttttcaagtttatcCACATGTCctaagatttggtataattacacgtaaatcccttgtaatttgaaaaattatatctggCACCCCataaggtttgcttccgtctaacaaataagacTCCCGTTAGTCACAATTCACTGagtttgctaatattaacaaaaaaattgaatgaaaattgatatttaccctcgattgacttattactgaattaatattgcaggtcaaataatttttttgaactaaactacccttgtaacagtgaaaatataccttatCACATGCATTACCGCGTGAaaacgtatgagggtaatttgatcataaaataaCTCTTCGACCTACTATAAGTcgagtaataaatcaatcaggggtaaatatagattgttttctaatttttttgctaatatcgaTAAAGTCGGTGAATTTAATTAACgaaggaacttatttgttagacggaagcaaatttcaaaagtgCTACATGTGATTTCCCAAACTATAGGAgatctatatgtaattacaccaaatctcatggaaggggagtgtaattatcgcttaattttagggataattaaatttacacccTTTGATCCatgagtaaattaatttgttgtcTCATTAAAATAAGTTCTTAGTTGTTAACAAAATTAGTAtccaatatttgaaaatgagattaatgaccgtctaataaatacttcCGTTGACAACCCATCGTAAggaagtatttttttaaataacgataAGGTATGTATAATTACTAGTCATTGTCGTACGCAATCCATGCGAGCATATAAAAGGAATtgtattgtaaaattaaaaataacttatgAAAAGATATAAACGTACGGTAAGGtgaggagaaagaaagaagtatgtgataagaaataaatgtataGGGTAAGatgagagacaaaaaaataaattataatttctgaatttattaaaaatatggaaaCACGAAGAAGGCGAGAGGGAAATATTGAGTAGTGGGCTGAGAAGAAGGAAGTTTGTAAAAATAAGGAAGTGAGAAAAGAAACGTGAAGACGAgatgtgagagagaaataCGAGAGATATGTAGTAACAAACAGTggttgagagaaaaaaaaacataattaaaaaaatattaaaattactattgtgGATaactttgtttttaaaaaaataaaatgggtaAATTGGggcaattaaaaattaatataatcacaaaattttcttttatagtacagtataaatgataaaatttgaagaaaccCTTTATAATTTAGCCTTCACAATAGTGATTATTAGTAGTTGTCGGAACATATGATTGACTTACTTTCGTACATAGGAATACAATTCATCCAGACAAAACGAAGAAATTATTCATtcaataattgttttttttttttttttccttgcatGCATCCTTTGAACTGCATGTGTTCATCGATGACTAACAATATTTTTGAGAATAACAACTCAAAAGTAAGatataatcaagaaataaagcATGCATACATCGCAATGCTCACGAACGGATCGTTCTACACCATTTTTCAATCATACTGATCGGAAACTAATTAAGCACGGCATTTAGAGGAATTACTTTCTTATATAAGCAAAAATCTTCGAGGAACGAACGAAACCATTACTCGTCgaacatttatttatttatattttttgtacgcTTTTAAAACTCTATATTAATTGAGTAAGTGAGAGAAAACACGCACTTGAAGCTcacaataatttgataaagtAAGATTAATCAAGTAAAATTACggaatatatataacacatgATCGATTATCATCAATTGattaaatgtttttaaaaaaatattaaagaatttaacaacattaaatatttattagttgtAATTATGTGTACAAGTTGTTGCTAGCTCTTACgtttgaatatatatacaacacaaaattCTTCTTAACGAAGGAAGACATTATTCGACATCGGCATTTGtcatcatatgtatatatgcatgtgaCAAATATGGGCTTTTAAGATAGAAATATTTGTCAAATCAAATGGTCAAAAGTAAGatataatcaacaaaaaagaGTATGCAACAGATGATCTCTCAATAATGACTCCTCGTGAATAAATGCCATCTACAGCAAATGGATCATGCAACTAGCAATTGATAACTAGTTAAGCACGACGTTCATaacattattgatttttagTTACTGTTTATCGATCTGTACACGTGATTGTCTTTTTATGTTAGAGTATacgaatttttgaaaaataagaaaaaaatactcGTTCAGCATTTGCATTTTCTCGTTCATTCAAACTTTATGCTAGTTTGAGTAAGTGACAAAACATGTCCTAAAAATCATTATTTCCAACTATATTACAAATCAAGACATAagtacatatgtatgtatgtactagataataattgaatatgaccattataaattttaaaaatatacgaaccaaaatcatccaaataaaagaataaattattcgTTATAGATAACGTGCATGATTGCCCGTCATATTATTATGTTCTTAGATTGTGATGATTAGTTCCTAATTTGGAGATGCACAAGAGGTAGGAAGAAATTTGTATACATGctataacaagaaaaataaagtaaagtaggaatttcaaatgatctgtattattataattataataatttattagcaTCAATGTATattaagattaataatttacgattcaacttaaatatttattaatcttaatatatatcatcacATTAGATATCTTGCAAAATACAAACTATTTCATAAAAgagatactatttttttaaacataccTATGATTCAATGTAACCGCGTACCATTATTAAATCTCAACAATATAATAATCGTAAAcaaaacttttattatttcaactCTGACATATATAAGATTATATTCCCGTTAATTAAGGAAATAGCATATTGGAATAGTTGTGCCATTTATCAAGCATTACCAtagattcaacaacttataggcctaatatccTGGTTTCTACAATACCAAAATCATTACTAGGAAtctgttaccactcaaatatgtatgaaactgcccataagtacctgaaggcagaaaaattacagagacttgggcaggtgaatgattagttctttacctgataaacagtaagccatatgtaagcacaagcatgagtcaagcatcagctacaacatatataattaattaattgttccGGAGAAAAaggaccattctccctcttccattcgagtacccaaaaatcaaggtgatgctacagaaactaccatgtgattcaaggatgaaaattatagagaccgctattagtaggaaggaaatcaaaatggctaaacacaccaaagtcagggttcaaCTACAACATTTGTAGTGGTCGCTGACAACCAATTCATGAATTGGTTAGCaaatcataaccacccaaggcatttatcagattttatcactCCTCCACTCaatttctctcactatatcccctctagtaaaataaatcaatccaagaccgctcttgctaacgagatatattgaaagcaaaaaagaagagggacaatgcactctctcatgtcctgttattgctcttcattttaataaatactctttcatatcaggtaaacaaaaatgataatacAAATCTATGcaatcatacaaaaatattacaaaggataTAAATAGACctcaaagacaaacaatacccgtaatgagcataaaatattgtgaaactatggtgacatcctgcacgagaaaaaaggttgtgaagatagaaataaagacttagaaattgaaggagaatgacaaatgtaacaagacgcagataacattcgttggcgtagaagataaaagcaacacctcactttttttatgttcaaaatgcaagtaaaacattttctaccgtgacacagacacaccctacacacacacacacacacacacacacacacacacacacacacacaaaccccacacacNNNNNNNNNNNNNNNNNNNNNNNNNNNNNNNNNNNNNNNNNNNNNNNNNNNNNNNNNNNNNNNNNNNNNNNNNNNNNNNNNNNNNNNNNNNNNNNNNNNNNNNNNNNNNNNNNNNNNNNNNNNNNNNNNNNNNNNNNNNNNNNNNNNNNNNNNccacaccccccacacgcacacacacacacacacacacacacacactccccccacatgcatacacacacccccacacgcacacacacaccccatacgcgtacacacacacaccccacatgcacacacccacacaccccacacacacacccacacactctcacacacacataaaaaagagacacacagacaaggaaatgaaaaagccGAAATAAGGAGGGGAcattattcaacaaaacttctcacgttagtggtcgataaaattgaaaaagaaacgcaatagctgattagaacatataaaaatatattccttgacatcatgatctcaatagaaACTTGCTACACccgatcatgattttcagagatgttgatccagaaactggataatattaatcacaaaatcattgccataatacaattacatataaaacacactggaaAATGCTGCAATCTTCtgtgctccaataatagcactgggttcaaaagagaaGCAATAGTTAAggtcttcttgatgcccactgGCAGGCTTTCCCAAAGCATCACATAGCAACCAataagtaaaacaactttaaattcaataaaattccaaaatattactgccatatttcaactaacaggaccggtcacatgtcggaatcacacatagcatactcagtaaatatcataattcttacaacctgaagaacaaagcaattaaaatgatacattatatCAAATTGAAATACACCAAATGCACtaaactaatgcattgtccactaagataaagtattttttatcaagaaactcatcaaccaccagatttaaatattgaatagGGCACACTTAGCAGCAGTTTAGAAGATCCTTAAAAGCACAAACCATATCACCCACTATAGAAGCTAGCCCTCTTCATGGCGATGTTTTCTGCTCTTCTTCTTAGACCATTTCTTGACCCGACCCACTAGCGAATCATCTGAAGCACTAACGTCGGAATCAGAGTTTGAAACTGCCTATAAAACACATTACTAggaaactgttaccactcaaatatgtatgaaactgcccataagtacctgaaggcagaaaaataacagaaacttgggcaggtgaatgattagttctttaccagataaacagtaagccacatgtaagtaaaagcatgagtcaagcatcagctacaacatatataactgattaattgttcctaAACAAAAGGACCATTTTCCCTCTTCCATtcgagtacccaaaaatcaaggtgatgctacagaaactaccatgtgattcaacggtgaaaattatagagaccactattagcaggaaggaaatcaaaatggctaaacacaccaaagttagggttcaaaactacaacattttgtagtggtcgctggcgaccaattcaagaatcggttagcagatcataaccacccaaggcatttatcagattttatcactCCTCCACTCAATTTCTCTCaatatatcccctctagtaaagtaaatcaatccaagaccactcttgctaacgagatatattaaaagaaaaaaagaagagggataATGGACTCTCTCCtatcctgttattgctcttcatttcaataaatactctttcatatcaggtaaacaaaaatgagaatacacatctatgcaagcacacaaaaatttacaaaggacataaatagaccacaaagagaAACAATATCTGTAATgggtataaaatattgcgaaactatggtgacatcctgcacgaggaAAAGgattgtgaagatagaaatgaagacttagaaattgaaggagaatgacaaatgtaacaagactcAGATGTCATTCGTTTGGCGCAGAAGAtgaaagcaacacctcacttcttctatgttcaaaatggaagtaaaacatgttctatcgtcacacacacacacacctaccacacacacacacacacacacaccccccacagcacacaccccacacgcacacacacccacacccacacccacacccacacaccacacacacacaccccacaacacacatacacccctcacacgcacacacacacccacacctacataaaaaaaaaatacgcagaaacaaggaaattgaaaagTCGTAACAAGGAGGGgccatcattcaacaaaacttttaaaattataaaattgaaaaagaaatatagtagctgattagaatatgtaaaaatatattccttgacatcatgatctcaatagaaacctgctacacctgATCATGATTTTCGAAGAGGTTGATCCATaaattggataatattaatcacaaaatcattgccctaatacaattagatgtaaaatacacttggaaatgctgcaacattctttgctccaatagtAGCACTGAGTTCAAAAGAGAAGCTATAGTTAAggtcttcttgatgcccacaaaCAAGCTTcccccaaagcatcgaatagcaaccaacaagtaaaacaactttaaactcaataaaattccaaagcattatTGCAATATTTGAACTAACAGGACCGATTACATGTCGAAATCAcacatagcatactcagtaaatatcagaattcttacaaccagaagaacaaagcaattaaaatgatacattacatcaaactgaaaaacactaaatgcaccaaactaatgaattctccactaagctaaagtggttttcatcaagaagctcatcatccaccaaactgaaaaacacacacacacacacacaaacacacacctaAACCCCANNNNNNNNNNNNNNNNNNNNNNNNNNNNNNNNNNNNNNNNNNNNNNNNNNNNNNNNNNNNNNNNNNNNNNNNNNNNNNNNNNNNNNNNNNNNNNNNNNNNNNNNNNNNNNNNNNNNNNNNNNNNNNNNNNNNNNNNNNNNNNNNNNNNNNNNNNNNNNNNNNNNNNNNNNNNNNNNNNNNNNNNNNNNNNNNNNNNNNNNNNNNNNNNNNNNNNNNNNNNNNNNNNNNNNNNNNNNNNNNNNNNNNNNNNNNNNNNNNNNNNNNNNNNNNNNNNNNNNNNNNNNNNNNNNNNNNNNNNNNNNNNNNNNNNNNNNNNNNNNNNNNNNNNNNNNNNNNNNNNNNNNNNNNNNNNNNNNNNNNNNNNNNNNNNNNNNNNNNNNNNNNNNNNNNNNNNNNNNNNNNNNNNNNNNNNNNNNNNNNNNNNNNNNNNNNNNNNNNNNNNNNNNNNNNNNNNNNNNNNNNNNNNNNNNNNNNNNNNNNNNNNNNNNNNNNNNNNNNNNNNNNNNNNNNNNNNNNNNNNNNNNNNNNNNNNNNNNNNNNNNNNNNNNNNNNNNNNNNNNNNNNNNNNNNNNNNNNNNNNNNNNNNNNNNNNNNNNNNNNNNNNNNNNNNNNNNNNNNNNNNNNNNNNNNNNNNNNNNNNNNNNNNNNNNNNNNNNNNNNNNNNNNNNNNNNNNNNNNNNNNNNNNNNNNNNNNNNNNNNNNNNNNNNNNNNNNNNNNNNNNNNNNNNNNNNNNNNNNNNNNNNNNNNNNNNNNNNNNNNNNNNNNNNNNNNNNNNNNNNNNNNNNNNNNNNNNNNNNNNNNNNNNNNNNNNNNNNNNNNNNNNNNNNNNNNNNNNNNNNNNNNNNNNNNNNNNNNNNNNNNNNNNNNNNNNNNNNNNNNNNNNNNNNNNNNTAACCGCAACAATGCGTTCCTGCCTTAGGCGAACGCTCTTCACTCGGAACGGTAAAAGAGCTATCCAGTGAACTGTCCCACAGAATCAtcccagatcatgattttgttGCGGCTGAGTCTTGGAGTGGCCCCTTTGCCCACTACGGCGAATTTGTTGGTGCCGAAGATCCTCAGCACGATACCAATGCCACCACCTTGGTGATTCTTGGAGAAAGTCTTGGTGAATGGTTTGTACAAAAGGATCGGTGTTGAATATCATGAAGCCATCGGTGGTGTCGACAGCAAAGCTGTGCTTTCCTGGTTGAAAGAAAGGTGCAGGATGGATGGTGGGGGGGTGGCGTTAGGGTTTCTCGGATTTCAGATAGTGGGGCCGGCAGTGGTTGACGATGACACCATTGCGGAGGAGAAAATGGAAGAGGGGGAGGGATGGAGGCGAGGGGCTGACGGGTCggaaagaattatttattttgtacagtGCCCGACAGGCGTCGGAcacacactacaaaaaatcattttatttaaacagattttggaacaatttttttattaatttgtaacaacttttttttatttggaacgGCTTTGGTAACGGTTCAGCCTATCGCAGCTCAAATGAGcattacaaattatttgtgaTAGTAccaaagccgttacaaatttTCACGGCTTTTGTAACGACCATAATGGTCAATTATGGCTTTTACAAATAtagccaaaattaaaaaaataaatttgtaactACTTTTGTAAcggattaattttttgtatttggaacggcttttataatagtttttggTATAGTTGTGCTTGTCCTTTGGATTGACTTTTGTAAAactttttgtaacggcttttgaGACTGATTTGGTAACGGTTGTTGGAATGGATACACTGAATTATTGTAACTATTTTCGGCACAATGTTTGTAATGACGtgacaaatttatttagtGTATGGGTATTAcaaaagtcgttacaaatgcagtaacaaaaattgttattttttttaataaatttcaatatttattataattgattttatttcttttttaattttagtatttatttttttattttaatactttatttatttaatttaaaaattttaatatattttaatatttatttggtaaaattaaataaatgttttctcatgtttgtggtcgataaaattgaaaaagaaatgcagtagctgattagaacatataaaaatatattctttgatatcatgatctcaataaaAACCTACTACATccgatcatgattttcagagaggttgaacCAGAAacttgataatattaatcacaaaatcattgccgtaataaaattacatgtaaaaccCACTAGAaaatgttgcaaccttctttgctccaataatagcaatgggttcaaaagagcagcaatagttaacgTCTTAGAaaatgttgcaaccttctttgctccaataatagcaatgggttcaaaagagcagcaatagttaacgTCTTCTTGATGCTAACAGGCAGGCTTTCAccaaagcatcgaataacAATCAACTAgtaaaacaattttaaatttaataaaattccaaagcattactgccatatttcaactaacaaaACTGATCACATGTCGTAATCACATATAatatactcagtaaatatcaaaattcttacaactagaagaacaaatcaattaaaatgatacattatatcaaactgaaaaacactaaatgcaccaaactgatgaattctccactaagctaaagtggttttcatcaataagctcatcatccaccaaactgaaaaacacacacacacacacacacaaacacacacctaaaccccacacacccacaaacacacacacacacacacacacccacacacacaccccacacacacacctcacacgcgcacacacatcccacacaccacacacacacacacgcacacatgcacacacacaccccacacacacatacccacacaccccccacacacacacgcacacatgcatacacacacccccacacacacacacataaaaaaaagacgcCCACACAAAGAAACggaaaagccggaacaaggagggggcatcattcaacaaaacttctcatgtttgtggtcgataaaatttaaaaagaaatacagtagctgattagaacatataaaaatatattctttgatatcatgatctcaataaaAACCTACTACATccgatcatgattttcagagaggtttaACCAGAAAcaggataatattaatcacaaaatcatggccgtaataaaattacatgtaaaacaCACTAGAaaatgttgcaaccttctttgctccaataatagcaacgggttcaaaagagcagcaatagttaacgTCTTCTTGATGCTAACAGGCAGGCTTTCAccaaagcatcgaataacAACCAActagtaaaacaactttaaatttaataaaattccaaagcattactgccatatttcaactaacaaaACTGATCACATGTCGTAATCACATATaacatactcagtaaatatcagaattcttacaactagaacaacaaagcaattaaaatgatacatt from the Sesamum indicum cultivar Zhongzhi No. 13 unplaced genomic scaffold, S_indicum_v1.0 scaffold00440, whole genome shotgun sequence genome contains:
- the LOC105180239 gene encoding LOB domain-containing protein 1-like; this translates as FITAHRVFGASNIIKLLQELPEAQRADAVNSMVYEANARLRDPIYGCTGMICHLQSQVSELQAEVAKAQAEILNMQCQNASLIDLLCKGMAGTQNVEENLIYDHNSTIFSDEPNVGVSWEHLWT